ATGTCACTCGCCATCGGATGGCCCCCCTGTCTGCGGCATCGTCCTCCACTGTCGTCGATGCGGGGTGCGAAGAACATGTTTCCTCGCGCCGAACTTCGGGGCATCGTTTGTCTCGCGGAAACAGCGGATTGACACCCCAGATGACGAGCGCACCAGCAGGCAGGTCCGCGGCCGCGTGCCCGCGGGCCACCACGACCCGCCAGACCGGCCGCTTACCGGGCTATCCTGCCGAGCATGCCCGGTGAGCCGCTGCGACTGTCATTTCGCCGGCATGTGCGCGAACAAGCCCTGGCCGCGGCCCGTGCCCTGACTATCGAGAAAAGCTGGGATCGGGTGCGCATGAGCGAGGTGGCCGACCTCGTCGGTATTTCGCGTCCCACCCTGTACAAGGAGTTCCTCGACAAGCGCGGGCTCGGCGACGCCCTCGTGGTACAGGAAGGCGAGAGATTCCTCGAGGGCATCCAGGCCGTCCTCGACGAGCATCCCGGCGATGCGGCCGGCGGCATCACCGCCGCCGTGCGCTACACCCTTGACGAGGCCGAATCCAGCCCACTGCTCAAAGCCGTCCTGACGTCGCATCGCGCCGACGAGCCAGACTCCCCGGCAACCGGGATGCTTCCCCTGCTCCCCACATCGGCCTCGCTGCTCGACTTGTCCTCAGCGAGGATGGCGAAGTGGTTCATCGAACACTTTCCCGGCCTCGACGCCACCGAGGTCACCGACATCGTCGATGCCCTCGTGCGTTTGACAGTGAGTCACCTCGTCTTGCCGATCGCCGACGCCGCCACCACAGCGACCCGCATCTCACATATCGCCCTGCGCTACTTGCGACTGGACGACTCGCCAACAACCGGCAATAACAGCACAGCCTAATCTGTCCAGATCTTGACAAAAGTCGCCTACTTGTAAAAGATCGCGCTATTGGATTGGCTGCTAACGCCGAAAAACCGGCCCCGACTGCGGCGATCGGCCGGCAGATGCGCGCTCACGCTAACGCGCATCCATCGATGCGGCCGCACAGAGGGCGCGACGCTAGGGAGAAACCTCAATGACGAGCTTGTTGCACACACCGATCGATAAAGCCCGCGAACGGTTGTCGTCGGTCATCCTGACTCCCGCGCCCCGACGCATCGACGACCGGCTGCGCGGACTGAGCCAGCGCTGGCCGGTGCGGGATTTGGCGACGCCACCGCTCGGCAGCGGACTCAAGGCCGTGCCCGGTGACGGCGGGCTGCCGTTTATCGGACACACCTTGGACTACATCCGGTTCGGCTCTGCGTTCACCCGCGAACGCCACGAGCGACTCGGGCCGGTGACCTGGATGGGCGCTTTTGGCACCAACATGGTCGTCATCGCGGGCCCCGAGGCCACCCAGCAGGCCCTGACCAGTAACGCGAAGGCGTTCTCGCAAGACGGCTGGAGTTTCCTGATCGACGCGTTCTTCCATCGCGGTTTGATGCTCATGAGCTTTGACGAACATCTGATGCATCGACGCATCATGCAAGAGGCCTTCACCCGGCCCCGTCTGACGGGCTACGTCGATCAGGTCGCGCCGTGCGTGCGCACCGCGATCCCGAACTGGGCGACTGGGCCATCGACGCGTCTGTACCCACTGCTGAAAAACCTGACTCTCGACATCGCAACTGATGTATTCATGGGTGGGTGCGGCAAAGATGACAGCGCAGCGATCAACCGGGCTTTCGTCGCCACCGTGCGCGCTGCCAGCGCCATTGTCCGAGCACCGCTGCCCGGCACCCGATTTCGCGCCGGCGTACGCGGCCGACGGGTCCTGCAAGATTACTTCGCTCTGCACTTACCGCAGGCGCGCCTCGGTAGCAGCAATGACTTGTTCAGCGCGCTGTGTCAGGCCACAGACGAGGATGGAGAACAGTTCACCGACGACGACGTCATCAACCACATGATCTTTCTGATGATGGCCGCCCACGATACCTCGACCATCACCACCACAGCGGTGGCCTATTTCCTGGCTAAACATCCCGACTGGCAAGACCGTGTGCGTGCCGCATCAGATGTCCTCGGCGACCGGGTGCCCAACATCGACGATCTCGAGGCGTTGACCGAGTTGGATTTGGTGATCAAGGAGTCGCTGCGCCTGGTGGCACCGGTCCCCATTGTGATGCGAAAGGCTGTGCACGACACCGCCATAGCGGGTTACTACATTCCCGCGGGCACGCTGGTGGCCGTCGCACCGGCGGTCAACCACTTCGTCCCCGAGGTGTGGAGTCATGCTGATCATTTCGATCCCGACCGGTTCGGTCCCAGTCGGCGCGAAGACCACGGGCACCGCTTTGCCTGGATTCCGTTCGGCGGCGGGGCTCACAAATGTATCGGCATGCAGTTCGGGACGCTGGAGGTCAAAGCGATCCTGCACCAGATGCTGCGCAGTTTCACCTGGAGTGTCCGACCTGACTATGACGTCCGCTGGGACAACACGTCGCTTCCCATTCCGGTGGACGGCTTGCCGGTCACGCTGTGTCGGCGTGCCACGGCAGGGGGTTGACCAGGTATGCACACCTCACGGGGTCGGCGATGAGCCACATTCGGTATCGGCACCGCATGGGCGGACACTGCGGATCGGGCGCCTTGCGTGATCTCACCGAGTGGGCCGGGCTCGGCTGGGGCACCGACGTGCCCGATGAGGGACTCATCTTCGTGTTGGGGGGCGCCCTGGATTTCCTGTACATCAGATCCGGCACTTTGATGCCGCGAGCGTATTTGGTGGGTCGCGGCGGTGCGCTGGAAGATCAATATCTTGATCGGATCGGTGCTCGATTCCGTCTGCAGTCAACAGATGACCCCGAGATCGGTTGGGGTTGGGTCATCGACGAAATCGACGCCGGCCGACCGGTCATGGTCTGGGCCGACATCGCCGAATTACCGTATCTTCGGGTGCGGCTCAACATGAGTCGCCACGACATCGTCATCACCGGATACGACGACGCCCAGCAAATGGCATCGGTCGTCGACAATGACCGCGAGGCGACCCAGCTCGTTCCCTACGAAAAGCTGCGGCGCGCGAGGTCCTCGACGGGGTTCCCGGTACCCACCCGGCACTCGACGTATCTGATCGACTGGCCGCACACGGTTCCGGACATGGCCGCGATCGGCGGGCCCGCGCTGGCCGACAGTGCCGCGCAGATGCGCGGCGAATCTTCCCAGCCGTCTGTGATCGTTGTCCCCGACGCCGACGTGACCGGCTCCGGGTTGTCCGGCGTGCAGATATTCGTCGACGATGTGCGTTGCTGGCCCGAGCTTTTCGATGATGACGCGCTCGGCGCGGCCCTGTTCGGGCTTGGCGCGTTCATCGAGAAGGCCGGTACTGGAGGCGGACTGTTCCGCTCACTGCAAGCGCGCGGCTGCAGCACCATCGCCGATCTGCTCGGTGCCCAGGCCGTGGCCTACGCGGCGACGGCCGCTGCCGATGCGGCACGTCTGTGGAGCGCGGTGGCCGCCGCAGCCCTCGATGCGACTGTGCCGCTGCGGGATCGGTGTCAAGCGGCCGCCGATCTCGCGGCCGGTTTGCCTGAGGCAGAACACACCCTGGCCGATGCGCTCGACGCGGCGGCGCGATCGCTCGTCGCTCGCTAACCGGTCGTCATCGTGCAGGCCGGGTAAGCGTTGCACCGGCGCACATCCGGCTGCGAGGGCAACATTCCCGGGAGCAGATGTCGCCGCGGTGATGTGCGCGGGCGTGCGCCTGGGCAGACCTATTGGAGCTCGCGCGCAAGGAAATCCGTGACCGCAGCGGTGAAGGCGTCGTTGTCGTCGCCGGCGACCATGTGTCCGGTGCCAGAAACATCGATCGTCTCGGCGTGCGGAACGACGTCCAGAAACTCCTCGACCGACTGCTGCGACGTCACATCGGAGTGGAGCCCGCGCACCAGAAGGGTGGGCGCCTGGATGCGGCGCGCCCCTTCGATGAGCAGCTCGCTCATGGTGTCAAAATTCGCGGTACCGGTTGTGGGGTCACCCTGAAGGATCTGAAAGCTCGAGGTGACAAATGCTGGGTCCCAGCGCCAGATCCACCGGCCATCATCGCGCTGCCGCAACACCTTGCGCAGTCCATCGATGGTGCCAGGTCGCGCGCGGTGCGGGTTGTAGTCGGCGATCACCGCGGCGGCGTCAGCGAGTGTGTCGAAGCCCTGCGGGTGGGCGGCCATGAACGACAGAACTCGTTGCGCGCCATCGAATTCCATACGTGGGGTGATGTCGACGAGGACCACCGCAGACCACAGATCAGCCGGGGCCGCCAGGTGCGCGCCCAGAATCGTCATGCCCCCCATCAACGCGCCGACCACTGCCGGAGCGCGGTCGCCCCGAAGGTGTCCTCGTAGCGCGAGCAGATCCGCGGCCAGGACCTCGAGCCCGTAGCGCCCCTCGGGGTCCCAGGTGCTATCGCCGTGACCGCGCGCGTCATAGGCGATGACGGTGTAGCCCAACCTGTGCAGGCGGCGCGCCGTGCGCGTCCAGGCGTGCCGGTTTTGCCCTCCCCCGTGCAGCAGCAGCACCACATCGGCGGGCGGGTCGTGACGGTAGCAGTCCGCGCTCAACACCACATCGCTGGTGGTGCAGTATTCCGTGACGGTGGCCTCCATCAGCGCGACGCGCTGTTCGGGGCGCGGTGCGCGGTCATGACGGGGTGTGTCGCGGGCCGACGACGGTCACTGTGCCCTGCGCGGCGCACACGGCTCGACCGTTGTTGGTGATGTCGATGCGGGCCACACCGCTGCGCTTGCCCAGCGCGATGATGTCAGTGACCGCGACGCACACCCCGCTGGTCACCGGCTGCAACAGATTGAGCTTGAATTCGGTGGTGGCAACCCATGATCCACCGGGGATGACGGGGTAGAACACCACGCCCAGGCAGTGATCGACCATGGCTGACAGGCAGCCGCCGTGCAGATTCCCGAACGGTGTCAGCAGGTCCTCGCGGGCGGTCATCTCGACCACGAGACGCCCGGCGGTGAACTCAGTGTGGCGAAAGTCCAGATACCGCGACAGGCCACCTGCACCCGCCGCCGCGTTTTGCAGGTCCTCGACGACCTGCGGATTGAAATGCGCGAATTCCATCGGAGGTCTCCTAGTCAAACCACGGTCAC
This genomic stretch from Mycobacterium paraterrae harbors:
- a CDS encoding PaaI family thioesterase — protein: MEFAHFNPQVVEDLQNAAAGAGGLSRYLDFRHTEFTAGRLVVEMTAREDLLTPFGNLHGGCLSAMVDHCLGVVFYPVIPGGSWVATTEFKLNLLQPVTSGVCVAVTDIIALGKRSGVARIDITNNGRAVCAAQGTVTVVGPRHTPS
- a CDS encoding BtrH N-terminal domain-containing protein; this encodes MSHIRYRHRMGGHCGSGALRDLTEWAGLGWGTDVPDEGLIFVLGGALDFLYIRSGTLMPRAYLVGRGGALEDQYLDRIGARFRLQSTDDPEIGWGWVIDEIDAGRPVMVWADIAELPYLRVRLNMSRHDIVITGYDDAQQMASVVDNDREATQLVPYEKLRRARSSTGFPVPTRHSTYLIDWPHTVPDMAAIGGPALADSAAQMRGESSQPSVIVVPDADVTGSGLSGVQIFVDDVRCWPELFDDDALGAALFGLGAFIEKAGTGGGLFRSLQARGCSTIADLLGAQAVAYAATAAADAARLWSAVAAAALDATVPLRDRCQAAADLAAGLPEAEHTLADALDAAARSLVAR
- a CDS encoding TetR/AcrR family transcriptional regulator, whose product is MREQALAAARALTIEKSWDRVRMSEVADLVGISRPTLYKEFLDKRGLGDALVVQEGERFLEGIQAVLDEHPGDAAGGITAAVRYTLDEAESSPLLKAVLTSHRADEPDSPATGMLPLLPTSASLLDLSSARMAKWFIEHFPGLDATEVTDIVDALVRLTVSHLVLPIADAATTATRISHIALRYLRLDDSPTTGNNSTA
- a CDS encoding cytochrome P450; translation: MTSLLHTPIDKARERLSSVILTPAPRRIDDRLRGLSQRWPVRDLATPPLGSGLKAVPGDGGLPFIGHTLDYIRFGSAFTRERHERLGPVTWMGAFGTNMVVIAGPEATQQALTSNAKAFSQDGWSFLIDAFFHRGLMLMSFDEHLMHRRIMQEAFTRPRLTGYVDQVAPCVRTAIPNWATGPSTRLYPLLKNLTLDIATDVFMGGCGKDDSAAINRAFVATVRAASAIVRAPLPGTRFRAGVRGRRVLQDYFALHLPQARLGSSNDLFSALCQATDEDGEQFTDDDVINHMIFLMMAAHDTSTITTTAVAYFLAKHPDWQDRVRAASDVLGDRVPNIDDLEALTELDLVIKESLRLVAPVPIVMRKAVHDTAIAGYYIPAGTLVAVAPAVNHFVPEVWSHADHFDPDRFGPSRREDHGHRFAWIPFGGGAHKCIGMQFGTLEVKAILHQMLRSFTWSVRPDYDVRWDNTSLPIPVDGLPVTLCRRATAGG
- a CDS encoding alpha/beta fold hydrolase produces the protein MEATVTEYCTTSDVVLSADCYRHDPPADVVLLLHGGGQNRHAWTRTARRLHRLGYTVIAYDARGHGDSTWDPEGRYGLEVLAADLLALRGHLRGDRAPAVVGALMGGMTILGAHLAAPADLWSAVVLVDITPRMEFDGAQRVLSFMAAHPQGFDTLADAAAVIADYNPHRARPGTIDGLRKVLRQRDDGRWIWRWDPAFVTSSFQILQGDPTTGTANFDTMSELLIEGARRIQAPTLLVRGLHSDVTSQQSVEEFLDVVPHAETIDVSGTGHMVAGDDNDAFTAAVTDFLARELQ